One Serpentinicella alkaliphila DNA segment encodes these proteins:
- a CDS encoding FtsK/SpoIIIE family DNA translocase: MPRKTKSKKKINTLKNFKHANEVYGICTIAFGLILLAAMQTRGAGQIGEWVRLLFMGLFSTVALIIPYIIVFLGILFFTNKSFSKVRNTIYFTMFFLCILVFKTLLDKTILDGLITLKLSELVSSSFAIGSEGIGGGLVGTLITSALVGLLGYYGSYIVVVATFIICTMLYTKTSLLQLLVNIKKILMKPIEMISFERKAKPKKETIKINIPSEPAETHINKVEQNIEEKIKILDYTDINSKASLVEAVEEPVLDAEELEEINEISTSKLQKQSSIQYILPETALLNQLEVTVNKDDRKNIQLKAKKLEDTLRNFGVQAKILQVNKGPTVTRFELQPDTGVKVSKIVNLSDDIALNLAAPAIRIEAPIPGKAAVGIEIPNDIVSMVTLREMIEQEAFSNSNLRLPFILGKDVSGSPIIGDIAQMPHLLIAGATGSGKSVCINTLILSILYRFTPESVRLLLIDPKVVELNQYNGVPHLLIPVVTDAKRATSALNWAVQEMIQRYKSFAENGVKDILGYNEKYKDNKMPYIVIIIDELADLMMVAPNDVEDAICRLAQMARAAGLHLIIATQRPSVDVITGIIKANIPSRIAFSVASQTDSRTILDMGGAEKLLGKGDMLYYPIGYNKPLRVQASFVSEKEVERVVTFIKEQLNPMYEEEVIDTISKNNTNMVNNEDIDELFDDALRVIVESNQASISMLQRRLKIGYNRAARLIDDMEARGYIGPHEGSKPRQVLIENVDIPSKEAR; this comes from the coding sequence TTGCCTAGGAAAACGAAGTCAAAAAAGAAGATTAATACACTAAAGAATTTTAAACATGCTAATGAGGTCTACGGGATTTGCACTATAGCCTTTGGATTAATATTATTAGCTGCTATGCAAACTAGGGGAGCTGGCCAAATTGGCGAGTGGGTTAGACTATTGTTTATGGGACTGTTTTCAACGGTTGCGTTAATTATCCCATATATAATAGTTTTTTTAGGCATTTTATTTTTTACTAATAAATCCTTTTCAAAGGTAAGAAACACAATATATTTTACTATGTTTTTTCTATGTATTTTAGTATTTAAAACATTATTGGATAAAACAATACTTGATGGTCTAATTACATTGAAATTAAGTGAACTGGTATCTAGTTCTTTTGCTATAGGGTCAGAGGGAATTGGCGGCGGATTAGTAGGTACATTAATTACAAGTGCTTTAGTAGGGCTTTTAGGTTATTACGGTAGCTATATAGTAGTAGTTGCTACCTTTATCATATGTACTATGCTGTATACTAAAACATCATTATTACAATTATTAGTTAATATTAAGAAGATTTTAATGAAACCGATTGAAATGATAAGTTTTGAAAGAAAAGCAAAACCTAAAAAAGAAACGATAAAAATAAACATACCTTCTGAACCAGCTGAAACTCACATTAATAAGGTTGAACAAAATATCGAGGAAAAAATAAAAATATTAGATTATACGGACATTAATAGTAAGGCATCACTAGTTGAAGCTGTTGAAGAACCGGTTTTAGATGCGGAAGAGTTAGAGGAAATTAATGAAATTTCTACTTCTAAGCTACAAAAGCAAAGTAGCATTCAATATATATTGCCTGAAACTGCATTATTAAATCAGCTCGAGGTTACTGTAAATAAGGATGATAGAAAAAATATCCAGTTAAAAGCAAAAAAATTAGAAGATACTTTAAGAAATTTTGGAGTTCAAGCTAAAATTTTACAAGTAAATAAAGGTCCAACAGTTACGAGATTTGAGCTACAGCCAGATACCGGGGTTAAAGTAAGTAAGATTGTAAATTTAAGTGATGATATTGCACTTAATCTAGCGGCACCTGCCATAAGGATAGAAGCACCTATTCCAGGAAAAGCTGCAGTTGGAATAGAAATACCAAATGATATAGTTTCAATGGTTACCCTTAGGGAAATGATTGAGCAAGAGGCATTTAGTAATAGTAATTTAAGATTACCATTTATTTTAGGTAAGGATGTATCAGGAAGCCCAATTATTGGAGATATTGCTCAAATGCCCCATTTACTAATAGCAGGGGCAACAGGTTCAGGAAAAAGTGTTTGTATAAATACTTTAATTTTAAGTATACTCTATAGATTTACACCAGAGTCTGTAAGACTCTTACTGATAGATCCTAAGGTAGTTGAGCTAAATCAATATAATGGAGTACCGCATTTATTAATTCCAGTTGTTACTGATGCAAAGAGAGCAACTAGCGCCTTGAATTGGGCAGTTCAGGAAATGATACAAAGGTATAAAAGCTTTGCTGAAAATGGTGTAAAGGATATTTTAGGTTATAATGAAAAGTATAAGGATAATAAAATGCCTTATATAGTTATAATTATAGATGAATTAGCGGATTTAATGATGGTTGCTCCAAATGATGTAGAGGATGCAATTTGTAGGCTTGCTCAAATGGCAAGAGCAGCAGGCTTACATTTAATTATTGCTACACAAAGGCCATCTGTAGATGTTATTACTGGTATTATCAAGGCTAACATTCCATCTAGGATTGCCTTTTCCGTTGCTTCTCAAACTGACTCGAGAACTATATTAGATATGGGTGGGGCAGAAAAGCTTTTAGGTAAGGGTGATATGCTATACTATCCAATAGGATATAATAAGCCATTAAGAGTTCAGGCTTCCTTTGTTTCTGAAAAGGAAGTTGAGAGAGTTGTTACATTTATAAAAGAACAGCTAAATCCTATGTATGAAGAAGAAGTTATTGATACAATCAGTAAAAATAATACAAATATGGTCAATAATGAGGATATAGATGAGCTGTTTGATGATGCTTTAAGGGTTATTGTAGAAAGTAATCAAGCTTCAATTTCAATGCTTCAAAGAAGGTTAAAGATTGGGTATAATCGTGCTGCTAGATTAATAGATGATATGGAGGCGAGGGGTTATATAGGTCCTCACGAAGGTAGTAAGCCTAGACAGGTATTAATAGAGAATGTAGATATTCCAAGCAAAGAGGCACGATAA
- the rimO gene encoding 30S ribosomal protein S12 methylthiotransferase RimO, whose product MKLSIYVESLGCSKNLVDAEFMLGILNKHGYKLTNNEDNADVVIINTCGFIESAKQESINKIIELGQLKENKLKLLVVSGCLAERYHEELVRELPEVDAVVGTGNYNEIIEIINEGLADQSKKIIKIGNVDSLYDESLPRYQTTPSHMAYVKIADGCDNHCTYCIIPKLRGKYRSRKIEHIEKEVKELAEKGVKEIILIAQDTTQYGIDLYNDYKLYELLNLLSKIEGIEWIRLLYSYPERITDELIDVLANNPKVCKYLDLPIQHCSDPVLKKMNRRTTKQDLTNLMNKLKKEVPGIVLRTTLIVGFPGEEEKHFEELLEFVETIKFDKLGVFTYSQEEDTPAAKLPDQIDEEVKIERQRIIMEKQQLISLERNQEKIGFIIDVLIEEKFSDNNEFIGRSQGDAPEIDGLVYVNAKDELKIGDIYRVKITQALEYDLMGEVVDEFSK is encoded by the coding sequence ATGAAATTATCAATATATGTTGAATCACTAGGATGTTCAAAAAATTTAGTTGACGCAGAATTTATGTTAGGTATTTTAAACAAACATGGTTATAAGCTTACTAATAATGAAGATAATGCAGATGTAGTAATTATAAATACATGTGGCTTTATCGAATCAGCAAAGCAGGAATCAATAAACAAAATTATTGAGTTAGGTCAGCTAAAAGAAAACAAACTAAAGCTATTAGTTGTTTCAGGCTGCTTGGCTGAAAGGTATCATGAAGAGCTAGTAAGGGAACTACCAGAAGTAGATGCAGTAGTAGGTACTGGAAATTATAATGAAATCATTGAAATAATTAACGAGGGACTTGCTGATCAGAGTAAGAAGATAATAAAGATAGGGAATGTTGACAGCTTGTATGACGAATCATTGCCTAGATATCAAACAACTCCAAGTCATATGGCTTATGTAAAAATAGCAGATGGCTGTGATAATCACTGTACTTATTGTATTATTCCAAAGTTAAGAGGCAAATATAGAAGTAGGAAGATTGAGCATATTGAAAAAGAAGTAAAAGAGCTGGCGGAAAAGGGCGTAAAGGAAATAATTTTAATTGCACAAGATACTACCCAATATGGAATAGATTTATATAATGATTATAAGCTATATGAATTACTAAATCTTTTATCGAAAATTGAAGGGATAGAATGGATTAGACTTCTTTATTCTTATCCTGAAAGGATTACTGATGAACTAATTGATGTGTTAGCAAATAATCCAAAGGTTTGTAAATATCTAGACTTACCAATTCAGCATTGTAGTGATCCTGTTCTTAAAAAGATGAATAGAAGAACCACTAAACAGGATTTAACAAATTTAATGAACAAACTTAAAAAAGAAGTTCCTGGAATAGTGTTAAGAACTACATTAATAGTTGGTTTCCCAGGAGAAGAAGAAAAGCATTTTGAAGAGCTCCTTGAGTTCGTTGAAACTATTAAATTTGATAAGCTAGGAGTGTTTACCTATTCTCAGGAAGAGGATACCCCAGCAGCTAAGCTTCCAGACCAAATAGATGAGGAAGTTAAAATAGAGAGACAAAGAATAATAATGGAGAAGCAACAACTTATATCATTAGAAAGAAATCAAGAGAAAATAGGGTTTATAATAGATGTTTTAATTGAAGAGAAGTTTAGTGATAATAATGAATTCATCGGAAGGTCTCAGGGGGACGCACCAGAAATTGATGGATTAGTATATGTTAATGCTAAAGACGAATTAAAAATTGGAGATATCTATAGAGTAAAAATAACCCAGGCGTTAGAATATGATTTAATGGGAGAGGTTGTAGATGAATTTAGCAAATAA
- a CDS encoding MATE family efflux transporter: MQEIRNEMNVDDPVREEFLTKALGCLMLKNILPAVTSVLFILLYQMVDGILVGRRLGPEALASVNILYPIIALISGLAIMIGVGGNAKIAVLLGKGETSKARSILSLIVLVGIGIGLGSNIIILLANRSILVFLGTSGSLGYFAGEYLNVLHFFFTPMILIFILEQSVRNDGRANFATGLMGATAVLNIFLDYLFLFRFNMGIGGAALATGISQSLGAIIFLGYFINKTKRKVSGLSFGDISGSSREIIPIVGNGSSELFNSIALGITTFIYNKLIINYVGALGVAAFTIVQYIMFIGIAIFIGMANGSQPIISYNFGGGLMDRVYGALKRLLTVSTILSLIIFLIIRVKAESLVEIFIPGEPEAIKLTLRVAIYMSWSILFMPVGIIGSVYFTALEKPKKSLVVAASQSIIFTILGLITFPLVLGDIGIWITPVFAEGVTSLVAILLMYRWKKQNYAY; this comes from the coding sequence ATGCAAGAAATTAGAAATGAAATGAATGTGGATGACCCAGTAAGAGAGGAGTTTCTAACTAAAGCATTAGGATGTTTGATGCTTAAAAATATTCTACCAGCAGTTACTTCTGTGCTATTTATACTTTTATATCAGATGGTTGATGGGATTTTAGTTGGTAGAAGGCTTGGACCGGAAGCTCTAGCTTCGGTTAATATTCTCTACCCTATAATTGCTTTAATTTCTGGTTTAGCGATTATGATTGGTGTAGGTGGAAATGCAAAAATAGCTGTGCTTTTAGGAAAAGGGGAGACATCAAAGGCTCGTAGTATACTTAGTCTAATTGTGTTAGTAGGTATTGGTATAGGGTTAGGAAGTAATATTATTATACTTTTGGCCAATAGAAGCATTTTAGTTTTTCTAGGAACAAGCGGATCTTTAGGGTACTTTGCAGGTGAATATTTAAATGTCCTACACTTCTTTTTTACACCAATGATATTAATTTTTATATTAGAACAGTCCGTAAGAAATGATGGAAGGGCAAATTTTGCTACGGGATTAATGGGAGCAACTGCAGTTTTAAATATATTTTTAGACTATTTGTTTCTTTTTAGGTTTAATATGGGAATTGGTGGTGCAGCTTTAGCGACAGGAATTTCACAGTCCTTAGGCGCAATTATCTTTTTAGGTTATTTTATTAATAAAACTAAAAGAAAGGTTTCAGGTTTAAGCTTTGGAGATATATCTGGAAGTAGTCGTGAAATTATCCCAATAGTAGGGAATGGCTCCTCTGAATTATTTAACAGTATTGCTCTAGGAATAACTACCTTTATATATAATAAACTAATAATAAACTATGTTGGTGCTTTAGGGGTAGCGGCCTTTACAATTGTTCAGTATATAATGTTCATAGGTATTGCTATATTCATAGGAATGGCAAATGGAAGTCAACCAATAATTAGCTATAATTTTGGCGGTGGGTTAATGGATCGAGTATACGGTGCTTTGAAACGATTATTAACAGTATCTACCATATTATCTCTTATAATATTTTTAATAATTAGAGTAAAGGCCGAATCATTGGTAGAAATTTTTATCCCCGGAGAACCAGAAGCTATAAAGCTCACATTACGGGTAGCAATATATATGAGTTGGTCAATTCTCTTTATGCCAGTAGGTATAATTGGTTCAGTGTATTTTACAGCACTTGAAAAGCCAAAAAAGTCCTTAGTAGTTGCAGCTTCTCAAAGCATCATATTTACAATCCTGGGATTGATAACTTTTCCACTTGTTTTGGGTGACATAGGTATTTGGATTACACCGGTTTTTGCTGAAGGGGTAACGTCATTAGTTGCTATTTTATTAATGTATAGGTGGAAGAAACAAAACTATGCGTATTAA